One genomic segment of Desmodus rotundus isolate HL8 chromosome 5, HLdesRot8A.1, whole genome shotgun sequence includes these proteins:
- the ATP6V1E2 gene encoding V-type proton ATPase subunit E 2, with protein MALNDIDVQKRIKHMLAFIEQEANEKVEEIDAKSEEEFNIEKGRLVQTQRLKIMEYYEKKEKQIEQQKKIQMSTIRNQARLRVLTAQNDLISELLDDTKTKLIRLMEDPGVYQGLLYKLVLQGLLRLLEPVVIVRCRPQDHLQVENILQKAIPEYMTVSKKPVKVQVDREVHLPMNTVGGVEVYSGNHRIMISNTLESRLDLLAEQKMPEIRKALFGINPNRKFFQ; from the coding sequence ATGGCCCTGAATGATATTGATGTGCAGAAGCGGATTAAGCACATGCTGGCTTTCATTGAGCAGGAAGCCAATGAAAAGGTAGAAGAAATAGATGCCAAGTCTGAGGAGGAATTCAACATCGAGAAAGGACGTCTTGTGCAAACTCAACGACTGAAGATTATGGAGTActatgagaaaaaggaaaagcagatagAGCAGCAGAAGAAAATCCAGATGTCCACCATAAGGAATCAAGCAAGGCTGAGGGTCCTGACAGCTCAAAATGACCTCATCTCAGAGTTGCTGGATGATACGAAGACGAAGCTCATCAGGCTCATGGAAGACCCAGGAGTTTACCAGGGGCTGCTGTATAAACTAGTGTTGCAGGGTCTGCTCCGACTGCTGGAGCCCGTGGTGATTGTGCGCTGCAGGCCACAAGACCACCTCCAGGTAGAGAATATACTGCAAAAAGCCATCCCTGAATACATGACAGTCTCCAAAAAACCTGTGAAAGTCCAAGTTGATCGAGAGGTGCACCTACCTATGAACACAGTGGGAGGTGTGGAGGTCTACAGTGGAAATCACAGAATAATGATTTCCAATACCCTAGAAAGTCGACTGGATCTCTTAGCCGAGCAAAAGATGCCAGAAATACGAAAGGCCTTATTTGGAATCAATCCCAACAGGAAGTTTTTCCAGTAA